AGGTGATTTTCCGCCCGAGTGTGCAGCCGTACCTGATTTCGCTGTTCCGCCAGGACCCGGCGGCGGCGTTTGCCAAACTGAAAATGCCGGCGCTGATCATCCAGGGCAGCAACGACATTCAGGTCGGTGTCGACGATGCCAGGTTGCTCAAGGCGGCGAAACCCGACGCCGAACTGGCACTGATCGACGGCATGAACCACGTCTTGCGCATCGTGCCCAACGACGTCAAACGGCAATTGGCCTCTTATAAAGATCCGCAATTGCCGCTGGCGGCCGAGCTCGGCACGCGAATCCTCGGCTTTATTGACGGACTTCGCTCCAGTTAAGCTCTTTTGCCCTCCAGTCCTGAAAAAAACGGCCGATAAGCCTTTGTCGCCAGCGCCAAGACTGGCGACAAGCTGAGCTTGGACAGGATCTCGCCGTTATGACTGATACCCCGACTTCACCCGACACCACCGCTGAAAAAGACGCACCGCCAGTGGTTGAGCTGCCGTGGGCGGACGTCCACGTCGAGCACCACAAGATGCTCCGCCTGGCGCCGTTGCAGACCGATCGCAATACCGGCGGGCGGCCATTGCGCTTTGTTGAATTCGGCTATGCCGAACGCAACGACAAGCAGCGCAGCCTGTTGCGCATGACCATTTCGCTGCCCGGCCAGCGGGTGCGCAAGGAACAGAATCACCTCGACGTGTGGGTCGATCACGCCACCAAGCGCGTGCATTTCGGGCCGGACAGCGGTTTGCAGATCGAGCCGATGAACCGTGGCATCGGGCGCTACATGGCGGCCCAGGGCATTACCTGGGCGAAAAAGCGCTGGCCTGGCTACACCGTCGACGGCACTGACCTGAACAACAAGGATGCGCTGAACGAAGACACGCGCCTGCGCCGCGATCGTTTTCTGAAAGCGCATGGTTTTGAGGTGGCGTATGCCGATGCCCAGCATTTGAAGGGCAGCGTCAAAGAAGTGCAGGTAGGCGACCTGCTGGCCGACTGGAACAGCGAGAAGCTGCAGCAGGTGGAAATTCTCGAAGCGGCGCAGATGCTCCAGCAGGCCGAGCAGAATCTGGCCGAGCAGGAAGTGAAGCTGAAGAAACACGAGGAAAAGGTCAGCAAGTACAAGCGTGAAGACGCGGGGCTGCGTTTCACCATTACGTGCCTGGTGGCGTTTGCGGTGTTTCAGGCGGGGTTGCTGATCTGGATTGCGACGCACCGTTGAAGGCGTGAGACCGTGGCGCGACCATTCGCGAGCAAGCCCGCTTGTATGTTTAGACTTGAAGGGGTGGGTGGGACTAAAGCTCGTCATCTGACTCCGACCAGTACAGACCGTGGGAGACTTCGTCCCACCCCTTCACCTAATGCGCCGATAAGGAATGCATCGGCTCGGACCGACGATAGAAACAAGCCAGCGCAACGGTGAACCCCGTCAAGTATCTAAACCCTAGCTCGGAGGGTGTGCCATGACAATCCTGGATTCGCAGGTGGTCGTCGGTGTGGATGTGGCGAAGGACGAGATCGTTATCTATCGATCCGACCTGGAAAAGACCCTAAATATCGCGAACAAGCGATCAACCTTGAAGCAATGGCTCAAGACGCTGCCAGCGCACAGCGCTATCGCGCTAGAAGCGACCAATATCTATCACCTTGATACAACGGAAATGGCCCATGAAATGGGCCATGACGTTTACGTCATCGATGGCAGTCGCCTCAACAAATACCGCGATGGAATAGGCATGAGGGCGAAAACAGATACGTTGGATGCCGAACTGCTGGCCCGTTACTTGAGCCGCGAATCCGACAGATTGAGGATCTGGAATCCGCCACCGAAGGCTTACACACAAATGAAAAGCCTGCTTCGCCGTCGGGCTCAGTTGGTCCGGGCCTGTGTTGCACTCAAGCAGAGCTGGAAAAACGAATCCTTGCTGAAAGAGCACTTCAACCAGCTTCTGGCCGCCATTGCCCAGTTCGAAAAGATGATTCAGAAAACGCTCAAGGAAATTGCTGAGGAAGGTGGGATTGATGATCAGGTGAAGCGTTGCCAGGCCATCGAGGGCGTAGGGCTCCTGACGGCCACTGCAGCGGCCACTGCTTTTATGCGTGGGGAATTTGCCAACAGCGACGAGTACGTCGCCTTCCTCGGCATGGATCCGCGTGTGAGGCAGTCAGGACAAAAGGATCAAAAGCGCCGACTCTCTAAACGAGGGGACTCGGAGTTCCGGCGCTTGTTTCACAATAGCGCTATGGCTGCCAGCCGTTCGCCGACTTGGAAGCCGTACTACGAACGCTATCTGGCCAGAGGTCTAAAAGGCACTCAGGCCTTGGTTATCCTGGCACGCAAGCTGGCCAGAGTGATGTTTGCCCTGATGGAAAACCAAACCGAATACAAGCCAAATTCTATGTTTGGGTGTTCCCCCCAAACATAGAATCTCCCACAGGGGATTTGTGAACAACGCAAATCCAGTGTGGGAGCGGGCTTGCTCGCGAAGCTTCAGACGATTAAACGCGGGAAGCGAATAACGCCTGATGATCGCGGCACTGCTGCGCCGTCAACATGAACACGCCATGACCGCCGCGCTCGAAATCGAGCCAGGCGAAGTCGACCTCCGGGTATAGCGCCTCGACGTGAACCTGGCTATTGCCCACTTCAACAATCAGCAAGCCCTTCTCAGTCAGGTGATCCGCCGCTTCGGCGAGCATGCGGCGCACCAGGTTCAAACCATCGTCGCCACAGGCCAGGCCCAGCTCGGGCTCGTGCTGGTACTCCTGCGGCATGTCGGCGAAATCCTCGGCATCGACGTAAGGCGGATTCGACACGATCAAGTCAAAGCGCTGCCCCGGCAAACCGTCGAACCCATCGCCCTGAACCGTGTATACCCGCTCATCGGCGCCATGACGCTCGATGTTCTTGTTGGCCACTTCCAGCGCTTCGAACGACAGGTCGGCCAGCACCACTTCGGCGTTCTGGAACTCATAGGCACACGCGATACCGATACAACCGGACCCGGTGCACAGGTCGAGAATCCGCGCAGGTTCGGCGCCGAGCCACGGTTCGAAACGCTTTTCGATCAGCTCGCCAATCGGTGAACGCGGGACCAACACACGCTCGTCGACAATGAACGACATGCCGCAGAACCAGGCCTCGCCCAGCAGGTAAGCAGTCGGGATGCGTTCCTCGATACGGCGCTTGAGCATGCGCTGCAGTTTGACGATCTCGTCCTCTTCGAGGTTGCAGTCGAGGTAACTGTCAGCAATTTCCCACGGCAGGTGTAACGCGCCCAACACCAGTTGACGGGCTTCGTCCCAGGCGTTGTCGGTCCCATGGCCGAAAAACAGATCCTCCCCATGGAAGTGGCTGACGGCCCAACGGATATGGTCGCGCAGGGTACGAAGACGGGAAGTGATCACGGGGGCAAACTCCAGAAAAAACGACTGGCGATTCTACCAGCCAAAACGCGCCACGACGACGCAGGAAAAACATCGGCTCAGAGGTAGGACACTTCCATTTTTCGCGTTTGCTATTGAACAAAACGAGTATCTTGACAACGCTGCGGGCCAGCAACGACGGCCCCTGCGATGGAAGCGATTCACAGAAGCGCTCAGCCAGAGGACAATGTCGCAAAAGCCCCACCCGAAGGAGCCCCAGAATGTCCGTTCCACAAACGATGTTTCAACTCAGCGGCCGCGGTTACGCAGCAGCCAAACTGGGTCACGCGACCCTTGTCATCATCGATGCCCAGAAAGAATACCTCAGCGGCCCCCTGGCCCTGGTCGGCATGGATGCTGCCGTCGCGAACATCAAGCAACTGGTGAGCGCTGCCCGCGCAGCCGGCCGGCCCATCGTGCATGTACGCCACCTCGGCACCGTCGGCGGGTTGTTCGACCCGCAAGGCGAACGCGGTGAGTTCATCCCGGGCCTGGAACCACAGGCCGACGAAACCATCATCGGCAAACTGCTGCCGAGTGCGTTTCACGGCACCGAGCTGCTGGAGCGCTTGCAGAACCTGGGTTCGCTGGACCTGATCGTGTGTGGTTTCATGAGTCATTCCAGCGTCAGCACCACTGTGCGCGCCGCGAAAAACCTGGGCTTTCGTTGCACCTTGGTTGAAGACGCCTGCGCAACCCGCGATTTGCCTTACAAGGGCGGCGTGTTGAGCGCAGACCACGTTCAGCAGACCGAAATGGCGATCATGGCGGATAACTTCGCCACCCTTGCCCTGACCCAAGATCTGATCTGATCGACGCTTGATGAGCGGTTCATGCCGCCGCTCATCCGCAAAAGCCTCTCATTAGCTGTAAATGTCATAGCCTCAGGAACATCCCGGTCAACTCCCGGTCGAAGGGCCGATACCCATTGAGGAAGGTCGGAATGAAGTTATCCGATGGTTTTGACGCACGCCGCTTGCGGCCCAAAGGCCAAAGCAACTGGCGTTTTCGATTCGGCGCAGCCTTTGCTGCCTTGCTGGCGACCTGCGGTGTGTTGCTGGCGATGGCCGGCGCCGCCAGCCTGCTGGGGCGCCCGCCGGCACTCGGCGAACTGAACGCCAGCCCGTTGGGCTCGGCAATCATTCTGGCGGTCGGTCTGTTCCTGCTCTACCTGGGCGTCTGGCTGTGGCGGCGTTGCCGTCGCCGCGCGCGCCAGTCGCGAGAGCTGAACATGTCCCCGCATTTGATGAAAAAACACGACTGAATTGATGGCTCGGCCCGCTTCGGGCCCCAATTGTTATCGATCGTGTCTCGACTTGGGTAAACTGGCCGCCCTTCGCGGAGGCTGACATGCAAGACGACGATTTTTCCCTGTTCAAAAGCGCGATCCAAGGCGTCAAGCCGATCAAGCACGACCGCGCCGAAACCGGCAAACCCAAGGCTGACCGCGCGCAGATCGCCAAGCTGCGCCAGGCTGCCACCGTGCGCACAGACGCCACCACCGTTGACGGTCTGTCCGATCAGTTCGTGATCGACGTGGGCCCGGAAGACGAGCTGATGTGGGCGCGCGACGGCGTTCAGGAAAGCCAGATGCGCAAGCTCAAGATCGGGCAGATCCCGTTCGAAGGCAGCCTCGACCTGCACGGCATGAGTGTGGAGAAAGCCCGGGAAACCCTCTGGGCGTTCCTGGCCGAAGCGACCAAATTCGAAATCCGCTGCGTGCGCGTCACCCACGGCAAAGCCGTGCGCCTGGACGGCAAGCGGCCAATGATCAAAAGCCACGTCAACACCTGGCTGCGCCAGCATTCACAAGTGCTCGGCTTCACCTCGTGCCAGGCCAGACACGGCGGCGCCGGAGCGGTTTATGTGATGCTTAAACGAACGATGATGGAAGGTCGCGACGAGTAAAGTCGTTGCGCCACGCTGGTTTGGCTTACGCTGACCACTCAGTACAGGGATCCCGGCTTGCAATGATATGGGAGCTCCCGTAATACTCCGCAGATGGAATTCAAAGACAGACTCAAAACAGCCCGCCAACACGCCAGGCTCAATCAGACCGAGCTGGCCGAGCGCGCAGGGCTGACGCAAACCTCAATCTCCGACCTCGAGCGCGGGAAATCGAAGGCAACAGCCTTTGTTGCCCAGATCGCTTCAGTGTGTGGCGTTTCACCAATGTGGCTGGCTGAAGGTGTCGGTGACATGCTTAAAGGCGTGTCCGATGCCGCTCCGTTGAATCGCCCCCCTCCAGGCATTTCGATGTCAGACATCGAGCCTTGGGACGACAACACCCCCCTGGATGACGATGAGGTGTATGTCCCCTTCCTGCGTGAAGTCGAGCTGGCGGCTGGTTCAGGCCGTTTCGTGATCGCAGAGAACGACAGCACCAGGCTGCGCTTCTTCAAGAAAGACCTGCGTCACAATAACGTGCAGTTCGACAACGCCAAGTGCGTGGTGGTGAGCGGGAACAGCATGCTCCCGGTTCTGCGCGACGGCGCCACCGTTGGCATGAACATCGGTAAGAACTCATTGGGCGACATCGTCGACGGCGACATGTATGCGATCAACCACAACGGCCAACTGCGCGTGAAACAAGTCTACCGACTGCCCACCGGCATCCGCTTGCGCAGCTTCAACCGTGACGAGCATCCGGACGAGGACTACACCTTCGCCGAGATCCAGGAACAGCAGATTGCGATCCTGGGCCATGTCTTTTGGTGGGCAATGTATTCGCGGTGAACCGGATTGCGGTGATGCGTGACGTTCAGTGCCATGACACTCAATACGGCAAATCGACGCCAACAAGTAGCCCGCCAAGTGCGGGCTTTTTTTGCACCTGAAATATAGGCACGGAATAAAATATGGGAATACCCGTTTACTTGGAATATGGGAAAGCCTATATTTGTTTTCAAGCCAACGGGAAATCGATCGGAGGCTGCCAACTATCACTTCTGCCCATTCACTGAGTGGGCAGTGGGATGTAGGCCTGCATCAAACACAAGGCTCACCAGAGCCAAAAGCGACATCAATGGACTGAGGCAAAAACCATGACTGTAGACATCAGCAACTTCACCATCGCTACCCCGCTGCCAATCTCCGACACCAACCCGATTGCACTTGAGCTCATCGGCTGGCGCGCGCTGATCGAATGCCCCGACGTCATCTCGATGCTTGATGATGGTTCGCTGCAGATGACGGCGCCGACACTTGGAGCCTCGAGCAAGAGCACGCATCGAACTCGCTGTGAGTGGAAGGAGCCAGGTTACTGGCTGTTCTCCAGCGCGGCGGACCACTGGAACCGCCAGGAAATGCGACTGACCAAAGTCAACTCGCTGCAGAAAGTCGTGATTGGCCAGATTCATGTGAAGGGTTCAGAACGACCTCCGGTAAAGGTGTTCTGGAACAAAGGAAAAATCACCATGGGTTTCCGATCAAGCTACCTCCAGGACGATCCGGTCAACTCGACGGTGTTGGAGAACGTACCGCTCGGCGCACTTTTCAAAATCAACATTCACGCCAACTCGAGTGGCGCCGTTTCTGTATCGGCTAGCTGTAACGGCGTCAAATCCACGTCCGCGATCATGCGTCTGGACAACACCTGGGACACGAAAACTCTCGCCTTTCACGGCGGTGTGTATAACCAGATCGATTACTCCGACACCACAGACCCGCTAGACGGTTCTGTCTGCATCATCAGCGACCTGTCGATCACCCACGGCTGATACCACCTGCTCGGCCAGATGAGCAAAACAGGTTCAGGGAATCATCACTGCTGCAGCCTGGCGACAGGTTGTAGCGGGATGCGGATAAAATCCGACAGGCCCGCGTGACCGGCAAAACACCTACGGACCGCAATGACCGATTTTGGGCTTCGCGCCCGCTGGCAATACAACTGCCGTCACACATACGCTACCATGTGCCCCATGTCGGGGATGAACCCTGCGTTTATTGCCACTCAGCTCGGTCTTGGCGTTCAGATATTGCTATCGACCTGCCCCCCGATGGAGCAACTCCAGCAGCGATTGGAGTGAACCCGGGAAGCCTGAAAAGAGCTTGATTGGCACACAATTGGTACAGACAGAAACAGTACCCCTCTGAAACCCTTATGGAATCAGCCTCTGTGACACTGGAACAGAATTACACCGCGATTCTCGGCCAATTGGGCGAGGACGTCTCCCGCGAGGGCCTGCTCGACACGCCCAAGCGTGCCGCCAAAGCCATGCAGTACCTCTGCCGCGGCTATGAACAGACACTCGAAGAAGTCACCAACGGTGCCTTGTTCAGCTCTGACAACAGCGAAATGGTGCTGGTGAAAGACATCGAGCTGTACTCGTTGTGCGAACACCACCTGCTGCCGTTCATCGGCAAGGCCCACGTTGCCTACATCCCGAGCGGCAAGGTACTGGGGCTGTCGAAAGTCGCGCGGATCGTCGATATGTACGCCCGCCGTCTGCAGATCCAGGAAAACCTCAGCCGCCAGATCGCCGATGCGGTCCAGCAAGTCACCGGCGCCCTGGGCGTTGCGGTGGTGATCGAGGCCAAGCACATGTGCATGATGATGCGCGGTGTGGAGAAGCAGAATTCGTCGATGATCACTTCGGTGATGTTGGGTGAGTTCCGCGAAAACGCGGCTACCCGCAGCGAGTTTCTCAGCCTGATCAAATAATTGGCAACACAAGGAAAACCGGCATTCATCGCCGGTTTTTTTTCGTCTGTGAAAAATCAGGTAAGCTGCGCGCCTTCTTTCGCCCCGTGAGGCTTATACCGTGTTCGTAAAAGCGCTTCGTGTCGGCCTTGGCCAACTGATCATCTTCATCGACTTCATCACCCGCCCCGGCAAGAAGCAGCGCCCCGCTGCTGCTCAGGCCCAGATCGAAACGGCCGCCAAAAGCCTGACCCTGTATCAGTTCCACGCCTGCCCGTTCTGCGTGAAAACCCGCCGCACCTTGCGTCGCTTGAACGTGCCAGTGGCGCTGCGTGATGCGAAGAACAACGAGCAGGATCGCCAGGCCCTGCTGGAACAGGGTGGCAAGATCAAGGTGCCGTGCCTGCGCATTGAAGAGAATGGCCAGACCACCTGGATGTATGAATCCAAGGTGATCATTGATTATCTGGATAAGCGGTTTGCGGCAGCCTGAGGTTTTGGCGGTGTCCTTATGGACGCCACAAAATCCAGACAAATATAAACCGGCCCAATGGCCGGTTTATTTGTTTCTACCCTCCCCTCAAGCTGCGTTCGCCGCCTGCGCCTGACGCACCACCGCCGCCAATCGCTGCAGCCCTTCATCCAGCCGCGCCGGATCGATATGGCTGAAGTTCAGCCGTAGATGCCCCGGATGGTTATCCGGCTCGGGAAAAAACGGCTCACCCGGCATGAACGCCACATCCGCGACCAACGCTGCCTTGAGCAACGTCCGCGTATCCAGCGGTTGCTTCAATGTCAGCCAGAAAAACAGCCCGCCCTGCGGCACGTTCCAATCGGCCAGATCAGAGAAATGGGTTTCCAGCCCCGACTGAAACGCGTCCCGCCGAACCCGGTAGAAGTCCCGCAACTCACTCAGATGCTGCTGGAATTTCTCTGTACCGATCCATTGCAGCGCTTGCCACTGGCCAACGCGATTGGTGTGCAAGTCGGCGGATTGCTTGAGCTTCAGCAGGTGCGGAAACAGGTCAGGACTGGCAATCAGGTAACCGACGCGCAACCCCGGCAACAGGGTTTTCGACACGGTGCCGGTGTAGATCCAGCTGGTCTTTTTCAAACGACTGACGATCGGCGTGGCACTGCCGCCGTCGAATGTCAGCTCGCGGTACGGCTCGTCTTCGATCAGGGTGACACCGAACTCATCCAGCAAGGCTGCCACGGCGTCGCGCTTGGCTTCGCTGTAGCGCACCGCCGATGGGTTCTGAAAGGTCGGGATCAAGTAGATGAACGCAGGGCGGTGCTTTTCCAGGCGCGCGCGCAGTTCAACCAGATTCGGACCATCGGCCTCCAATGGCACGGTGATGCAGTCGGCACCGAACAGTTGGAAGATCTGCAACGCGGCCAGGTATGTCGGCGCTTCAAGCAGGATCTCGGTGCCTTTGTCGATGTAGAGCTTGGCCGCCAGATCGAGGGTCTGCTGGGAACCGCTGACCACCAGCACCTGGCTGGCCTCACACGGCACACCCAATGCTCGCGCCTGCGCCGCCAACGCTTCACGCAGCGCTGGCTCGCCTTCGCTCATGCCGTATTGGCCCATGGACAGCGGCATGTCGGCCCATTCGACGGCTGGCAACATGGCTTCGGCCGGCAGGCCGCCGGCGAACGACATCACTTCCGGCCGTTGGGCTGCGGCAAGGATTTCACGGATCAGAGAACTTTTAAGGCGCGAGACACGTTCGGAAAAAGCCATGGGGGTCACCGGTAGCGAGGCCAGAGGAAAATAAGTCAAACTGGTTGACCGAAATTACGATAACCCGGACGGATACGTCAACATGCTTGACCTTAAAAATCCAATATCCCAACAGCAGGCCATGGAAGCGTTTTTCTTCGGCTACCAGGCGTTTACCGCCAAGGCCGACGAAATGCTCGAGCGTCGCGGCTTGAGTCGGGTGCATCAACGCATCGTGTTTTTCATCGCCCGCTACCCGAACCTGAGCGTCAAGGAATTGCTGGCGTTGTTGGGTGTGAGCAAGCAGGCGTTGAACATTCCATTGCGGCAGTTGGTGGAAATGCATCTGGTGGACAGCGTTGCGTCCGAGACCGACAAGCGTAAACGGTTGCTGCAACTGACCGGGGATGGCGCACGGTTTGAGCAGTCGTTGAGGCGTGAGCAAGTGAAATTGCTGGAGCGGGTGTTCGCCGAGGCTGGGGAGGTGGCGGTGAATGGGTGGTTGGCGGTGAATCTGGCTCTTGGGAAAAGTCAGGCTGTTGTTGATTGACTGTTCTGCCCCCATCGCCAGCAGGCTGCTCCCACAGTGATCTGTGGTTTACACAGAACCTGTGGGAGCCAGCCTGCTGGCGATGAGGCCCTCGAAGCCCATATATCCCTATCAGCGAACTTTTCGTCTACAAAATCAAAAACATTATTTGCATTATTTGTATACAAAAGCATAATCCACTGCGTGCGAGTTCCTGACCAACAGGTCAACAAATTCGCGAATGCCTCAAAGGGCCGCTGCCACCCTCATGGGTCCGGCCCTGGAAATAACAATAAAACTCTTGAGGAGTACTCGCTGTGGAAAGCCGCAAATCCGAAGCCCCGACGCTCGAACTCTCGCCGCCATTACGCAATGGCTGGCTGGAGCGCATCTTCAAACTCAGCTTGCACGGCACCACGGTGAAGACCGAGCTGATTGCCGGTCTGACAACCTTTATCACCATGGCTTACATCATCTTCGTCAACCCCAACATCATGGCTGACGCCGGGATCGATCACGGCGCCGCGTTCGTAGCCACCTGTATCGCCGCCGCGCTGGGCTGCCTGCTGATGGGCCTGTACGCCAACTGGCCGGTCGGCCTGGCGCCGGGGATGGGCTTGAACGCCTTCTTCACCTACACCGTGGTCGGCACCATGGGCTACAACTGGGAGACCGCCCTTGGCGCGGTGTTTGTTTCCGGGGTGTTGTTCATGATCCTGACCTTTTCCAAGATCCGTGAATGGCTGCTCAACAGCATTCCGGTGAGCCTGCGCTTTGCGATGGGCGCGGGGGTCGGTTTATTTCTCGGGCTGATCGGCTTGAAAACCGCCGGTATCGTCGTCGATAGCCCGGCCACCCTGATCAAGCTTGGCTCGTTGCGCGAACCTGGACCGCTGCTGGCCGCCATCTGCTTCCTGATGATCGCCGTGCTCAGCTACCACAAGGTGTTCGGTGCGATCCTCATCAGCATCATCACCGTGACGCTGGCCGGTTGGGGCCTGGGCCTGGTGCATTACGAAGGGATCATGTCGGCACCGCCGAGCCTGGCACCGACCTGGATGGCCATGAACGTCGCCGGCGTGTTCAACGTCAGCATGATCAGCGTGGTGCTGGCCTTCCTCTTCGTGCACATGTTCGACACCGCCGGCACCCTGATGGGCGTCGCCCAGCGCGCCAACCTGGTGAATGCGGACGGCCGGATTGAAAATCTTTCCCGTGCCATGAAAGCCGATAGCGCCTCCAGCGTATTCGGGGCGGTAGTGGGTGTTCCTCCGGTAACAAGCTATGTGGAAAGTGCCGCGGGCGTCGCCGCGGGTGGTCGGACTGGTCTTACCGCAGTGACCGTAGGCGTGCTATTTATTGCAGCCATGTTTTTCGCCCCGCTGGCTGGCATGATCCCTGCCTATGCCACCGCCGGCGCGCTGATTTATGTAGCAATGCTGATGATGGGTGGCATGGCGCACATTGAATGGGACGAAGCGACCGACAGCATTCCGGCGATCGTCACCGCGATCATGATGCCGCTGACCTTCTCGGTCGCCGACGGAATTGCGCTGGGCTTCATCACCTATGTGGCGCTGAAGGCCGGCACCGGCAAGTACAAGGAAATTTCCGTCAGTCTGTGGGTGCTTTGCGCGATCTTCATTGCCAAGTTCATTTTCTTGTAACCGTACACGATTCAAAAACAGTGGTTCAAAACAGCCTCACCCCGTCGGGTGAGGCTTTTGTGCAAATGGAGGAAAGTGATGAGTCTGGAAACCTGGCTGCTGTTCAGCGGCGCTGCGCTGGTGGTGATCCTGATCCCGGGGCCCCTGTCTTTGCTGATGATCAGCAACAGTCTGAATTACGGCTTGCGTCGATCTTACCCGGCGTTTCTGGGTGGCGTGTTTGCTTCGATCTGTTTGCTCAGTGCGTCGGCACTGGGGTTGGGTGCGTTGTTGCTGGCGTCGGAACAGCTGTTCAGCGCGCTGAAAATCGTCGGTGCGTTGTACCTGTTCTACCTCGCCTGGCAGAGCTGGCAGCAGTCGCGCCTGCCATCGGTCGGCGCTGAAGTGCCTCAGGCTGCGCCGGTTCCACGCTTCCGTGCCCTGTTCGGGCGCGCGTTCATGTTGGGTGCCAGTAATCCGAAAGACATTCTGTTCTTTGCCGCTTTCCTGCCGCAGTTCTTGAGCGCCGAGCAACCGTTCCTTCCGCAGTTGCTGGTAATGATCGCGACCTGGACCGTGCTGGATCTGCTGTGCAAATTGGCTTACGGGCTCGGTGCGCATGGTGCGGCGCGGTATCTGCGCAGTGGCAAGGGGCAGAGCTGGTTTAACCGGGTGAGTGCGGGGTTGTTCAGTGGTGCAGGGGCTGCGTCGCTGTTGAGCCGTTAAAGACCAAAGCTCGCAGCCTCCTTGCACTCGACAGCTCCTACAAGAGGAATGCGTTTCCATGTAGGCACTGTCGAGTGCAAGGAGGCTGCGAGATTTTTTCTACAGGCAAAAAAAAGCCCGCAGTGTGAGCGGGCGAAAGACCAAAGAAGCTATATGCGCAGTCGCTTCTCGGAGGAGGCAGCTGCTTGGGGGATCAGCTGCCGCGGTACGTGGAATAGCTGTAGGGCGAAATCAGCAGCGGCACGTGATAGTGATCCTGCTCCGCAGAGATGCCGAAACGCAGCACCACCACATCCAGGAACGCAGGCGTAGGCAACTGAACGCCACGGGCGCGGTAGTAATCGCCCGCATGGAACTGAACCTGATAGACCCCGGTGCGATAGTCATCGCCCTGCAACAGCGGTGCATCGACACGGCCGTCGCTGTTGGTGATCGCGCTGGCGACCAATTCCAGTTGCGAGCCCTCAACGCGGTACAGCTCGACCTTGATCGAGCTGCCCGGGCAACCGTGTGCAGCGTCCAAAACGTGTGTAGTCAAACGTCCCATTGATTCTGCGCGCCTGCCTGCGTGGAGCAGTCAGACCTCGCGCCTCCTGAAGTCAGT
This DNA window, taken from Pseudomonas fluorescens NCIMB 11764, encodes the following:
- a CDS encoding MarR family winged helix-turn-helix transcriptional regulator, encoding MLDLKNPISQQQAMEAFFFGYQAFTAKADEMLERRGLSRVHQRIVFFIARYPNLSVKELLALLGVSKQALNIPLRQLVEMHLVDSVASETDKRKRLLQLTGDGARFEQSLRREQVKLLERVFAEAGEVAVNGWLAVNLALGKSQAVVD
- a CDS encoding NCS2 family permease, with the translated sequence MESRKSEAPTLELSPPLRNGWLERIFKLSLHGTTVKTELIAGLTTFITMAYIIFVNPNIMADAGIDHGAAFVATCIAAALGCLLMGLYANWPVGLAPGMGLNAFFTYTVVGTMGYNWETALGAVFVSGVLFMILTFSKIREWLLNSIPVSLRFAMGAGVGLFLGLIGLKTAGIVVDSPATLIKLGSLREPGPLLAAICFLMIAVLSYHKVFGAILISIITVTLAGWGLGLVHYEGIMSAPPSLAPTWMAMNVAGVFNVSMISVVLAFLFVHMFDTAGTLMGVAQRANLVNADGRIENLSRAMKADSASSVFGAVVGVPPVTSYVESAAGVAAGGRTGLTAVTVGVLFIAAMFFAPLAGMIPAYATAGALIYVAMLMMGGMAHIEWDEATDSIPAIVTAIMMPLTFSVADGIALGFITYVALKAGTGKYKEISVSLWVLCAIFIAKFIFL
- a CDS encoding LysE family translocator, encoding MSLETWLLFSGAALVVILIPGPLSLLMISNSLNYGLRRSYPAFLGGVFASICLLSASALGLGALLLASEQLFSALKIVGALYLFYLAWQSWQQSRLPSVGAEVPQAAPVPRFRALFGRAFMLGASNPKDILFFAAFLPQFLSAEQPFLPQLLVMIATWTVLDLLCKLAYGLGAHGAARYLRSGKGQSWFNRVSAGLFSGAGAASLLSR
- the uraH gene encoding hydroxyisourate hydrolase, with the translated sequence MGRLTTHVLDAAHGCPGSSIKVELYRVEGSQLELVASAITNSDGRVDAPLLQGDDYRTGVYQVQFHAGDYYRARGVQLPTPAFLDVVVLRFGISAEQDHYHVPLLISPYSYSTYRGS